GTGCGCTTTACCAAAAACAAGATTGGGAGCAAGCGATTGAAGCCTATTCTCAGGTCCCGCGCGACACGCTCATGTGGCATGACGCGGTTTTTGAATCTAGCTGGGCCATGCTTCGCGCGGCCCGTTTCCGTTCAGCCCTCAGTAATTTCCAAACTCTCCACTCGGCATATTATGAAGACTTTTATATGCCGGAGAGTTTACTTCTGCGCGCCATCGTTTACCTCTACATCTGTAAGTACGATGAAATGGAAAAGGTCCTAAGCTTGTTTGAAAAAACATACGGACCTGTGCGCACTAAAATCGGTGACTTCTTAAAATCGACAAACGAAGCCGGTGCTTTTTACTCAGAAATTGAAAAAGCTCACTTCATGAAAACCACGGACAAGAACGCCAACCTGCGTTTGCCTTACATCGTTTTGCGCAATGTGCTCGATCAAGGGGACGTGAAGCGTTCTATGCACTATATCGAAAAACTCACTCAAGAGCGTGCGCGCGTGGAATCGAATTCTGCGTTCCGTGCTTCTCCATTGGGTCAATACTCTTTGAAAATTCTCGCAAACCGCAGCCGCAATGCGAAGTTTGCTGTGGGCGATATGGTGAAAGCGCATTTACAAAACATGCGCGTGGAATTGCGTGATCTTTACGAGCAAGCCGGATTCATCCGTTACGAAATGATCACGGGCCGTAAAGAAAGCATTAAAAAGAAAATGGCTGGGAAAGATATCGGAACTGAACAAATCGACGAAAAAGTGGATCGTCAGTTCTACATCCAAAACGGTTACGAATACTATCCGTTCCAGGGAGAATACTGGTTGGATGAGGTTGGAAACTACCACTATCTTGGCAAACAAAGCTGCGAGTAAAATATGAAATTCAACAGGCATCAACTTCTTGTTTCAAGTCTCCTGACCGCTCTTTGTGTAAGCCCGGTGTTTGCACAAGCAAAGGTTGTTAAAACGACGACGAAGACTGTTAAGAAAAAGACGGTCGGTGAACTGTTGTCGCAAGCAAACGAAGGCAGCCGCGGTGGACGTGTGCAAATGTCTAAAACGGACACGTCATTACCTTCTTCGAACTTAGGATTTAAAGACGACGTTAAAGGTTACAACTTAGAGTCGGTGAAACCACCACGCTCTTCTGAAATCATGCAAAGAGAAGCGGGCGGGGAGCAGGCGGAGTATGAAAGAGTTTTAGATCAACAGATCCGCGAACTTTATAAGCTCACGCAAAAATTTAAAACAAGTCCGAACCGTGGTGAGTTGTGGCTTCGTTTGGCCGAGCTTTATGTAGAAAAAGCAAGCCTCATTGATGGTCGCAGACAAGATGAATACGATGCGAAACTGCGTGCCTTCCAGGCGGGAAAAACAAAGGTAAAACCGAAATTAGATACAGCGGAAGCTCGCGAATACAATAAAAAGGCCGTGCAGCTTTACGAGTGGTTCCAACGTGATTTCCCTCGTGACGAAAAAATGAGCCAGGCACTTTTCTTCCTTGGTTATAACTATTTTGAGTTAGGCGAAGTGAAAAAAGGAGCTCAGTACTATGAGCAGCTCACCAAAGGGTATCCAAATTCTCCTTTCGTGGGTGAAGCCCACTTTGCCTTGGCCGAATACTATTTTGAAAATGAAAAATGGGCGCAAGCCTATAAAGAATATTCTTATCTGATTAAAGAAAAGAAACACCGCCTGCACACGTTTGCTCTTTATAAAGGCGCATGGTGCTTATTCCGTTTAGGAAAGATCCAACAGGCGATGAATTATCTTGAGTTCATCATTAGAACCGGTAAATCCGAGACAGGTGAACAACTTGCGGGACGCAAAACGGTCAACCGAACACGTCTTGAGGGCGAAGCATTGCGCGATATCGTCGTGTTCTATGCTGAAGGTGGCGATCCGGCAAGAGCCGCTTCTTACTTTAAAAACCTTGTGGGCGATAACACGGGTTCTTACTTAGAGCGTTTGGCTTATCAGTATTCAGACCGCGGAAACAAAGACGCTTCCAGAGAAGTCTTTAAGCTTTTGATTTCGCAAAATCCAAATTCTCCGAAGGCGTTTGAGTACCAATACCAGATCGTTCAAAACTATTACTATGCTAAGAACACGTCTCGTTTTAAAAACGAACTCTATAGC
This region of Bdellovibrio sp. BCCA genomic DNA includes:
- a CDS encoding tetratricopeptide repeat protein, with the translated sequence MRKLLLLLIATSFTLPIASSAQRKTLKPARKAAPVYNSNTREATLRNQLSNALRMAQSGQYESAANNLFSLARRPELAADRPQIKYILGTMLIELKLYQTAAFQFVDVIRSKHPKYSKLAIEKLSIVADTLGDDTILNYAISRVDLNDFPSNLKDMIHFRLGEIKLRNRDFSGAADLFGRVSYGSSYYFQALYNKGLAELEANQPSLAIGTFNKMLDARRKAPVTDTNRVAAQMGLARALYQKQDWEQAIEAYSQVPRDTLMWHDAVFESSWAMLRAARFRSALSNFQTLHSAYYEDFYMPESLLLRAIVYLYICKYDEMEKVLSLFEKTYGPVRTKIGDFLKSTNEAGAFYSEIEKAHFMKTTDKNANLRLPYIVLRNVLDQGDVKRSMHYIEKLTQERARVESNSAFRASPLGQYSLKILANRSRNAKFAVGDMVKAHLQNMRVELRDLYEQAGFIRYEMITGRKESIKKKMAGKDIGTEQIDEKVDRQFYIQNGYEYYPFQGEYWLDEVGNYHYLGKQSCE